A stretch of the Vitis riparia cultivar Riparia Gloire de Montpellier isolate 1030 chromosome 13, EGFV_Vit.rip_1.0, whole genome shotgun sequence genome encodes the following:
- the LOC117927494 gene encoding uncharacterized protein LOC117927494, protein MGEEMGTLNLVLGILVGGVDDIQRFSGRRLKKAFSTYLDFFLEVREAIKKHSHGANRVLPLPEEENVDSNSNDSSRVSTSLPKANIAGKCSKIRLKLRLKLRLPYGFFKFMNHRVSAEAREKTPHVANSLFQIPVEEEMASPEVGPSMFDFSGVSGWPLPSSSSNSSSLWIVDSGATHHVCFFAASFERGDPIFNSAVFLPNGDRVPVLGTGSVRLCNDLTLQNVLFIPQFHCNLLSISALTQQHRYVVSFHHDHYVIEDPTQGRRIGMGRQVGNLYILDLSNMFFVSL, encoded by the exons ATGGGTGAAGAAATGGGTACCTTGAACCTTGTATTGGGTATTTTGGTTGGTGGGGTTGATGATATCCAGAGATTCTCTGGAAGAAGGTTGAAGAAGGCTTTTTCTACTTACCTT GATTTTTTTCTTGAGGTAAGGGAAGCCATCAAGAAACATTCACATGGGGCTAATCGGGTTTTACCGTTGCCTGAGGAAGAGAACGTGGACTCAAATTCAAATGACTCGTCAAGGGTGTCTACCAGTCTTCCTAAGGCAAACATTGCTGGCAAATGCTCCAAGATTCGTCTGAAGCTTCGTCTGAAGCTTCGTCTGCCTTATGGCTTCTTTAAg TTTATGAATCATCGGGTGTCTGCCGAAGCCCGCGAGAAAACACCACATGTGGCTAATAGCCTTTTCCAGATACCTGTGGAAGAGGAGATGGCTAGTCCAGAAGTTGGACCTTCCATGTTCGACTTCAGTGGCGTCAGTGGCTGGCCCCTTCCTTCCTCCTCTTCCAATTCATCCTCTTTGTGGATTGTGGATTCAGGTGCAACACACCATGTTTGTTTCTTTGCAGCCTCCTTTGAACGCGGCGATCCGATTTTCAATTCTGCCGTTTTTCTACCAAATGGAGATAGAGTTCCTGTACTTGGAACAGGGTCTGTTCGTTTGTGTAATGATCTTACTCTCCAAAATGTTCTGTTTATTCCCCAATTCCATTGCAATCTGCTTTCTATTAGTGCCCTCACTCAGCAACATCGCTATGTTGTTAGTTTTCATCATGATCATTATGTTATTGAGGACCCTACACAAGGCCGAAGGATTGGGATGGGTAGACAGGTAGGTAATCTCTACATTCTGGACTTGAGCAACATGTTTTTCGTTTCCCTGTGA
- the LOC117927495 gene encoding uncharacterized protein LOC117927495, with translation MIYILDEAYGFLPLPEEENVDLNSNDSSYTMRVSTSIPSANSVGKCSNLGLTSGSFKEAGEKTPHVAIKPFQIPVEEKMESYSYGPSEITVFSSPQLAGPSIFNFSGLSGWTIPSSSSNSSSLWILDSGAAHHACYSRASFESFVPIFNFSVSLPNGHTVPVDGTGSVRLCDDLTLQNVLFVPQFHCNLLSISALTQQYPYVVGFSSDHYVIEDPTQGRRIGIGRRAGNLYILDLSKKFFVSP, from the exons ATGATCTACATACTAGATGAGGCCTATGGGTTTTTACCGTTACCTGAGGAAGAGAACGTGGACTTAAATTCAAATGACTCGTCATATACAATGAGGGTGTCTACCAGTATTCCTTCGGCAAACTCTGTTGGCAAATGCTCCAACCTTGGTCTGACTTCTGGCTCCTTTAAg GAAGCCGGCGAGAAAACACCACATGTGGCTATTAAGCCTTTCCAGATACCCGTGGAAGAGAAGATGGAGTCATATTCATATGGACCATCAGAGATAACAGTGTTTTCTAGTCCACAACTGGCTGGACCTTCCATCTTCAACTTCAGTGGCCTCAGTGGCTGGACCATTCCTTCCTCCTCTTCCAATTCATCCTCTTTGTGGATTTTGGATTCAGGTGCGGCGCACCATGCTTGTTACTCTCGAGCCTCCTTTGAATCCTTCGTTccgattttcaatttttctgttTCTCTACCAAATGGACATACAGTTCCGGTAGATGGAACAGGGTCTGTTCGTTTGTGTGATGATCTTACTCTCCAAAATGTTCTGTTTGTTCCCCAATTCCATTGCAATCTGCTTTCTATTAGTGCCCTCACTCAGCAATATCCCTATGTTGTTGGTTTTTCTTCTGATCATTATGTTATTGAGGACCCTACACAAGGCCGAAGGATTGGGATTGGTAGACGGGCAGGTAATCTCTACATTCTGGACTTGAGCAAGAAGTTTTTCGTTTCCCCGTAA
- the LOC117928946 gene encoding uncharacterized protein LOC117928946, translating to MEFQELISSEFRVALSERQDFLKEWITRCLEGPVIYPVASAPVVDLMELEVKQLSDLTEKENLFTDTEKLKFIAAIRSPGDQGNNWKRYSNPLVPILRERLSNPPKVKHTARNYCEVAGQLGQGLEEAIGEILYLEKDYKRNAWGGLGQHMALNSDYPPCPQPEFNYELPGAFVINGAQLQATNHGVSAEAVNEFAYSQFAVKEKKKLYSDDHSKTKGLEQLTTGWTVGTWDPQPGGSSVSNFSGIFSCSSVLGSSSISSHPWLLDSGATHHVCCSLNSFQSLVLSVNYDVTLPNGHTVSIAGTGSVRLSDHLTLENVLFVPEFHFNLVSVSALTHQHHYSVIFTSDYYVILDHTQAQMIGMGRQSGNLYILDSSNLFSSFP from the exons ATGGAGTTTCAGGAACTAATTTCGTCGGAGTTCCGTGTTGCTCTTAGTGAGCGTCAGGATTTTCTTAAGGAATGGATTACACGATGTCTCGAGGGACCG GTTATTTATCCTGTGGCGTCTGCGCCAGTCGTCGACTTAATGGAACTTGAGGTTAAGCAGCTTTCCGACTTAACTGAGAAAGAGAATCTGTTTACTGACACAGAGAAGCTAAAGTTTATTGCGGCAATTAGGTCTCCTGGGGACCAAGGGAATAATTGGAAACGTTACAGTAATCCTTTGGTGCCAATTTTGCGAGAGCGACTCTCCAATCCACCCAAGGTCAA GCATACTGCGAGGAATTACTGTGAAGTGGCTGGACAACTTGGGCAGGGACTGGAAGAGGCCATAGGAGAAATTTTATACTTGGAAAAAGATTATAAAAGAAATGCTTGGGGTGGACTAGGGCAACATATGGCATTAAACTCTGATTATCCACCTTGTCCCCAACCAGAGTTCAATTATGAACTGCCAGGCGCTTTTGTCATTAACGGCGCTCAATTGCAg GCTACTAATCATGGGGTGTCTGCGGAAGCCGTCAACGAATTTGCGTATTCCCAGTTTGCtgtgaaagagaagaagaagttATATTCAGACGACCACTCAAAGACAAAGGGGTTGGAACAGCTAACCACCGGGTGGACCGTCGGCACTTGGGATCCACAACCGGGTGGATCTTCCGTCTCCAACTTCAGTGgcatattttcttgttcttctgTGTTAGGTTCCTCTTCCATTTCATCCCATCCCTGGCTTTTGGATTCAGGTGCGACCCACCATGTTTGTTGCTCTCTAAACTCCTTTCAGTCTTTGGTTTTGTCTGTCAATTATGACGTTACTCTACCAAATGGACATACAGTTTCTATAGCTGGAACAGGGTCTGTTCGTTTGTCTGATCACCTTACTCTCGAAAATGTTCTGTTTGTTCCCGAATTCCATTTCAATCTGGTTTCTGTTAGTGCCCTCACTCACCAACATCACTATTCTGTTATTTTTACTTCTGACTATTATGTTATTCTGGACCATACACAAGCCCAAATGATTGGGATGGGTAGACAGTCAGGAAATCTCTACATTCTGGACTCGAGCAACTTGTTTTCCTCTTTCCCGTAA
- the LOC117927674 gene encoding photosystem II 5 kDa protein, chloroplastic-like — MASVTMTYSFLGGACLADRSPAAAARRRLVVVNSARAAAAEGEKVKLNYDAKKEANNGRRELVFAAAAAAVCSVAGIAMAGEPKPGTPEAKKIYAPICVTMPTAKICHK; from the coding sequence ATGGCTTCAGTCACCATGACATACTCCTTCCTTGGTGGTGCGTGCTTGGCCGACCGCTCTCCCGCGGCAGCCGCCAGGCGGAGGCTGGTGGTGGTCAACTCGGCCAGGGCGGCAGCCGCCGAGGGGGAGAAGGTGAAGCTGAACTATGATGCCAAGAAGGAGGCCAACAATGGGAGGAGGGAGCTGGTGTTTGCTGCTGCAGCTGCTGCTGTTTGCTCTGTTGCAGGTATTGCCATGGCGGGTGAGCCAAAACCCGGGACACCGGAGGCCAAGAAGATCTATGCTCCGATCTGTGTCACCATGCCGACAGCAAAGATCTGCCACAAGTGA